From the genome of Arthrobacter sp. ERGS1:01:
CCCGCTTGGCGTCGGTGTCCTCGATGCGGAAGATCAGCTTGCCGCCGGTGTGCCGGGCGTAGGCCCAGTTGAACAGTGCGGTGCGGATCAGGCCCACGTGGGGCGTTCCGGTGGGCGACGGGCAGAACCGTACGCGGACGGGGGTTTCGGCGGTGACAGTGGGGATCTGGGCTGCGTTAGTCATGATGGTTCCAGTTTAGACGCCCGACGGCGCATTCCGGACGGCTGCGGCCCCAGCAGGGCTCCCGTTCGCGAAAAATGCCACCGTTTCCGCTTTCGGCCACCCGTATAGGTGAAAGCGAAAAGCGGAAACGGTGGCAGGAACCGCGTGCGTTAGCTGAACAGGGCGTTCTTGGGTTCGTTCTTCTTCACGAACTGCCAACCGAACCACAGGATGACGGCGAAGAACGGGATGGTGCACAGGGTCCACAGGCCCAGCATGTAGACGCTGCCGTCGGGGCTCGTCATGGTGTCGAAGCCGATCAGCACGGTGATGGCCAACAGCGCCACGAGGCCGGCCCAGCTGGTCCACGGCGCGCCGGGCATGGGCAGCGAGGAGACCTTGCCCTTCTTCTTGCGCAGCATGATCTGGCTGGCGAAGATGGTGCCCCAGGTGAAGATCACGCCGATCGAGGCCGTATTCAGCGCGAGGTCGAAGGCGTGCGAGCCGCCGAGCCAGATGTTGAGCAGGATGCCCACCAGGTAGACGCCGGCGATCGACAGGATGGCCGTGTACGGCACATAGCGCGAGGACATCTTGGTCAGCCACTGCGGGGCGTGCCCGTTGTTGGCCATGGTGCGGAAGATCCGGCCAATGGAGTACAGCCCGGAGTTGCAGGAGGACAGTGCGGCGGTGATGACCACGAAGTTCATGACCGAGCCCACCCAGCCCAGGCCCATGGCGCCGAACACCGTCACGAAGGGGCTTTCGCCGGAGTGGTACTGGTCCGAGGGCAGGATCATGGCGAGCAGCGATACGGAACCGACGTAGAAGACCACGATCCGGACCACGACGGCGCGGATGGCCTTGGGCACTTCGCGGGCCGGGTTTTGCATCTCGCCGGCGGTGATGCCCACGAGTTCAATGGCGTTGTAGGCGAAGATCACGGCGTTGAGCACCAGGATCATGACGAGCCCGCCCTTGGGGAACATGCCGCCTTCGACACTGAAGAGGTTGGTCACGCTGGCGTGGCCGGCGCCCACCTGGGCGTTGGTGACCACCATGATGGTGCCCACCACCAGGAACGAGAGAATGGCACCGACCTTCAGGCAGGAGGCCCAGAATTCGAACTCGCCAAACGCCTTCACGCTGAGCAGGTTCACGGCCACCAACAGCACGAGGGCGCAGACGGCGCTTATCTCCACGGGGACGCCGGGGAAGAAGTATTGGAAGTACAGGCCAATGGCGATGAGCTCTGCAATGCCCGTCATGGCCCAGTTGATGAAGTACATCCACCCGGAGAGGTAGGCGCCCTTCTTGCCAAACAGCTCACCGGCGTAGGAGACGAATGAGCCCGACGTCTGCCGGTACATCACCAGCTCCCCCAGGGCGCGCATCAACAGGTAGGCGATCACGCCCGCGATGGCGTAGGAGAAGATCAGGGCCGGGCCGGTGGAGGCCAGTCGTCCGCCGGCTCCCATGAAGAGTCCGACGCCGATGGCCCCTCCCATGGCGATCATGGTGACGTGGCGGCGCGAAAGCGTCCGCTGGTAGCCTTCGGCCGTGATACTTCCGGCGGCGTGGCCCGTGGTGGCCTCGTCGGTGACGTTCTGTGACACGCAAAAATCCTTACGTCGAAAGAGTGCTGCCCGGCAAAACCCCCAAAATGCACGGTTTCCTGTGACGTGGGGCGCAAAGGGCTTGTCTAGCGTACTACGATTTTTTTGCGGTGTGGTGCCACTCACACAACACTTGGTACATAGTGCCCGGGGTTACAGATTCCCGGCAGCCCCTTCCGGGCAACGCAAAAGCCGGGTGCCGCCGTCGAAATTAACGACGGCGGCACCCGGCTTTTCTAATAAGCAGGACCTCTATTTTGGGCACACAGCCGCGAGGGACCCGCTCCAAGCTTGCGAGGAGTGGGAGCGCCTGGGGATCAGCGGCGGACTACGGGGTTGGAGAGACGGCCGATGCCCTCCACCTCAATCTCGTAGCGGTCGCCGGCGTTGAGCAGGTCGACGCCGGCCGGGGTGCCGGTCATGATGACGTCGCCGGGCAGGAGCGTGAACGCGCGGGAGACGATCGAGACGAGTTCGCGGACGCTGCGGACCATCTGGTTGGTGCTGCCGTCCTGGCGGAGCTCACCGTTGAGCCAGCCCCTGATGGCCACGTCGTCGGGGTCCAGTTCGGTCTCGATCCAGGGACCGAGCGGGGCGGAGGTGTCGAAGCCCTTGGCGCGCGCCCACTGGCCGTCGCTGGCCTGGACGTCGCGGGCGGTGAGGTCGTTGCCGCAGGTGTAGCCGAAGATGACCTCGTCCACACGCTCCTCGGGAACGTCCTTGCAGATGCGGCCGATGACGACGCACAGCTCGGCCTCGTAGGAGACTTCCTCGGAGAATTCGGGCAGCACGATCGGTTCGCCCGGGCCGATCACGGAGGTGTTGGGCTTGAGGAACAGCAGCGGGCTCTCGGGGACTTCGTTGCCCAGTTCGCGGGCGTGCTCGGCAAAGTTGCGGCCGACGCCGATGACCTTGCTGCGCGGGATGATCGGGGCCACCAGGCGCACGTCGTCGAGCGGGTATTTGATGGTGGTGGGTTCTACGCCGTTGAAGAACGGGTCGCCCTTGATGACGGTGACAACTTCACTGCCGGGCTCCCCTTCCACAATGCCGTACATGGGGTCATTATCAACTACAAAACGGGCGATTCGCATGGTGCCCAGTGTATCGGGAAAGCCACCTTCGGCTTGCTTTGCGTCTCCAATGTGAAACAGACCCGGACCCGCGAAACAGGCGCTGCGCAGCGCTTGTTTCGCGGGTCCGGGTCTGTTTCGAAGCGGCTGGAAATTACGCCAGGCGGGTCAGCCAGCCGTGCAGGTCCGGGGTGCTGCCGGTCTGGATGCCCAGCAGCTGCTCGCGGATCGCGGCGGTGACCTCGCCGATGCCGGAGCCCGGCGAGGCGATGACGCCGTCGGCCGTCTTCAGCTCGCCGATGGGGGTGATCACGGCGGCGGTGCCGCAGGCGAACGCCTCGGTGATCTCGCCGTTGGCAACGCCGTCACGCCATTCGTCGATCGTGATCTTGCGTTCTTCGACCTTCAGACCGCGGTCGGCGGCGAGCTGCATGACGGAGGAGCGGGTGATGCCGTGCAGGATGTGCCCGTTCAGTGCCGGGGTCACCAGGCGGCCGTCCTTGAATACGAAGAAGATGTTCATGCCGCCAAGTTCTTCGATGGCGTTGTCGTTGAACGGATCAAGGAACAAGACCTGCTTGCAGCCCTGGGCCTCGGCTTCCATCTGGGCGGCCAGCGACGCGGCGTAGTTGCCGCCGCACTTGGCCTCACCCGTGCCGCCTTCGCCGGCGCGGGCAAAAGTGGTGGTGAGCCAGATGGAGACGGGCTTGAGTTCGCCGCCGAAGTAGTTGCCGGCGGGCGAGGCGATGACGCGGTAGGAGACCTCGCGGGCCGGGCGCACGCCCAGGAAGGCCTCGGTGGCGATCATGAACGGGCGCAGGTACAGGGCTTCGCCGTCGCCGGAGGGCACCCAGTCCTGATCGATGGCCACGATCTGGCGCAGGGATTCCAGGAACACCTCGGGGGGCAGTTCCGGCAGGGCCAGGCGACGGGCGGAGGCGTTCAGGCGGGCGGCGTTGGCCTCGGCGCGGAACGTCCAAACGGAGCCGTCGGCGTGGCGGTAGGCCTTCATGCCCTCGAAGATTTCCTGGCCGTAGTGCAGCACCGCGGCGGCCGGGTCCATGGCGATGGGGCCGTACGGTTCAATGCGGGCATTGGACCAGCCGCCCTCGCCGTTGACGTCAACCTTGTAGTCCACGACAGCCGTGTGGTCGGTGAAGTAGTCACCGAAGCCGGGGTTGGCCAGGATCGCGTCGCGCTCGGCACTGCTCTTGGGGTTTTCGTTGCGCTGCTGCG
Proteins encoded in this window:
- a CDS encoding amino acid permease; its protein translation is MSQNVTDEATTGHAAGSITAEGYQRTLSRRHVTMIAMGGAIGVGLFMGAGGRLASTGPALIFSYAIAGVIAYLLMRALGELVMYRQTSGSFVSYAGELFGKKGAYLSGWMYFINWAMTGIAELIAIGLYFQYFFPGVPVEISAVCALVLLVAVNLLSVKAFGEFEFWASCLKVGAILSFLVVGTIMVVTNAQVGAGHASVTNLFSVEGGMFPKGGLVMILVLNAVIFAYNAIELVGITAGEMQNPAREVPKAIRAVVVRIVVFYVGSVSLLAMILPSDQYHSGESPFVTVFGAMGLGWVGSVMNFVVITAALSSCNSGLYSIGRIFRTMANNGHAPQWLTKMSSRYVPYTAILSIAGVYLVGILLNIWLGGSHAFDLALNTASIGVIFTWGTIFASQIMLRKKKGKVSSLPMPGAPWTSWAGLVALLAITVLIGFDTMTSPDGSVYMLGLWTLCTIPFFAVILWFGWQFVKKNEPKNALFS
- a CDS encoding branched-chain amino acid aminotransferase, with the protein product MTQTASELTFSQQRNENPKSSAERDAILANPGFGDYFTDHTAVVDYKVDVNGEGGWSNARIEPYGPIAMDPAAAVLHYGQEIFEGMKAYRHADGSVWTFRAEANAARLNASARRLALPELPPEVFLESLRQIVAIDQDWVPSGDGEALYLRPFMIATEAFLGVRPAREVSYRVIASPAGNYFGGELKPVSIWLTTTFARAGEGGTGEAKCGGNYAASLAAQMEAEAQGCKQVLFLDPFNDNAIEELGGMNIFFVFKDGRLVTPALNGHILHGITRSSVMQLAADRGLKVEERKITIDEWRDGVANGEITEAFACGTAAVITPIGELKTADGVIASPGSGIGEVTAAIREQLLGIQTGSTPDLHGWLTRLA
- a CDS encoding fumarylacetoacetate hydrolase family protein, whose protein sequence is MRIARFVVDNDPMYGIVEGEPGSEVVTVIKGDPFFNGVEPTTIKYPLDDVRLVAPIIPRSKVIGVGRNFAEHARELGNEVPESPLLFLKPNTSVIGPGEPIVLPEFSEEVSYEAELCVVIGRICKDVPEERVDEVIFGYTCGNDLTARDVQASDGQWARAKGFDTSAPLGPWIETELDPDDVAIRGWLNGELRQDGSTNQMVRSVRELVSIVSRAFTLLPGDVIMTGTPAGVDLLNAGDRYEIEVEGIGRLSNPVVRR